A window of the Henckelia pumila isolate YLH828 chromosome 3, ASM3356847v2, whole genome shotgun sequence genome harbors these coding sequences:
- the LOC140892969 gene encoding disease resistance protein RPM1-like has translation MAESAVSFLFNQLTVLLRQERELLGGIGNNAVYIRDELGQMRAFLRAADAREDSDEQLKEWVKTVREITYDTEDVLAMYMLRFSYQRRDTRRWLNWYIKKMYTSVISLRSHHRIASQFQEIRLRLDNVSKSRERFKDVYADMNERSSNKTYDTRGDALLLEEAEVVGIEKPKKQLLEWLMPTDGLKIISVVGMGGLGKTTLVKKIYDDASVKANFNSHVWITFSENFNLNNLLREMIIDLANEIMVTPPPNLEAMTGVKMKEYVYEFLKDKTYVIVLDDVWKIDAWKSIRYAFPRTKACGRIIVTTRLYNVGNAACSQTNDHLYPLNPLTPEKSEELFHIKAFRRNSCPPYLKEISESILKRCEGLPLAIVVVGGLLSTKNNNLEDWKMFELNIGVESQEDSLKGMNRLLSLSYYDLPYYLKACFLYLSIFPEDELLLKWKIIRLWIAEGFVEAKEGNTPEEVAESYLNELLNRSLIQVADTYNDGRPRKFRIHDILRNFIISKSKEQNLLTVACGEEMSCPDKILRMAITTSFNESCNFQYLRSLFWLEFADSESGMMFQKVLGGGCRLLKVLDIRGAPIDSIPSKVFQLYFLKYLSLRRTNIKHIPKSIGNLENLETLDLKKSKVTEFPIEILKLHKLRHLLVYSYGVKSIFHCITRTLKAPYAIGRSLTCLQKLCYINADEADGIKIVREIGKLTQLRKLGITKLRREDGKDLCSSLGKLTKLRTLFIYSMEEDEVLDLDHYSLSSSSSSSSSPLPFLRKVFLRGFMEKLPQWVYSLDGLTELQLSWSRLKDDPLQHLGDLPNLSYLGMGQLSYEGEELIFKERKFQKLKSLHVWYLRGLTSVRVEKGCMPHLVQMTLHDCEVMEELPEGIEHLTNLKDLSFIEMSENFIWRVVMQKEEEGFEWKLAHVAQVRGFSLVDNEWTRWLG, from the coding sequence ATGGCAGAGAGTGCCGTATCTTTTCTCTTCAATCAGCTTACTGTCTTGCTCCGACAAGAGCGAGAATTGCTTGGAGGGATTGGAAATAATGCTGTTTACATTCGAGATGAATTGGGACAGATGAGAGCATTCCTTCGAGCTGCTGACGCAAGAGAAGACAGCGACGAACAACTCAAAGAATGGGTCAAGACAGTGCGTGAAATCACTTACGACACTGAAGATGTTCTTGCAATGTACATGCTCCGATTTTCCTATCAACGTCGCGACACGAGACGTTGGTTGAATTGGTACATCAAAAAGATGTATACCTCGGTGATAAGTTTGAGATCCCACCATCGAATTGCTTCTCAATTCCAAGAAATCCGGTTGAGACTCGACAACGTTTCCAAGAGTAGAGAGAGATTCAAAGATGTGTACGCTGATATGAATGAACGATCAAGCAATAAAACCTATGACACTCGAGGTGATGCGCTTCTATTGGAAGAAGCAGAGGTTGTGGGCATTGAGAAGCCAAAGAAACAACTTTTAGAGTGGCTTATGCCAACTGATGGGCTTAAGATCATTTCAGTAGTAGGCATGGGTGGTTTGGGTAAAACAACCCTTGTTAAAAAGATCTATGATGATGCATCCGTGAAGGCCAATTTCAATAGCCATGTGTGGATTACTTTTTCAGAGAATTTCAACTTGAACAATCTTTTGCGAGAAATGATCATAGATCTTGCTAATGAAATCATGGTTACACCGCCTCCCAATCTGGAAGCAATGACTGGAGTCAAAATGAAAGAGTATGTTTATGAGTTTCTCAAGGATAAAACTTACGTGATTGTCCTTGATGATGTTTGGAAAATCGATGCATGGAAATCCATTAGATACGCATTTCCAAGAACTAAGGCTTGTGGCCGCATCATCGTCACCACACGTTTATACAATGTAGGCAATGCTGCTTGTAGCCAGACAAATGATCATCTGTATCCTTTAAATCCTCTGACTCCCGAAAAATCAGAAGAACTGTTTCACATAAAGGCATTTCGAAGAAATTCATGTCCTCCATATTTAAAAGAAATCTCAGAAAGTATCTTAAAGAGATGTGAGGGCTTGCCGCTTGCAATTGTTGTCGTTGGTGGCCTCTTATCAACCAAGAACAACAACCTTGAAGATTGGAAAATGTTTGAGCTTAACATCGGTGTCGAATCACAAGAGGACTCGCTCAAAGGAATGAACAGATTACTGTCTCTTAGCTATTACGACCTGCCCTACTATCTCAAAGCTTGCTTCTTATATTTGAGCATTTTTCCAGAAGATGAATTGCTCTTAAAGTGGAAAATAATTCGACTATGGATAGCAGAAGGTTTCGTGGAGGCGAAAGAGGGAAATACACCAGAAGAAGTGGCAGAGTCCTACCTTAACGAGCTTCTCAACAGAAGTCTAATCCAGGTAGCAGATACATACAATGATGGAAGGCCAAGAAAGTTTCGTATCCATGACATTCTTCGAAACTtcatcatttcaaaatcaaaagaacaGAATCTTCTCACAGTAGCCTGTGGAGAAGAAATGAGCTGTCCTGATAAGATCCTACGCATGGCAATTACTACTTCATTTAATGAAAGCTGCAACTTTCAGTATCTTCGGTCTTTGTTTTGGTTGGAGTTTGCAGATTCAGAATCTGGAATGATGTTCCAAAAGGTTTTGGGCGGTGGTTGCAGACTATTGAAAGTTTTAGATATAAGAGGAGCTCCAATAGATAGCATCCCAAGTAAAGTGTTCCAACTCTATTTCCTCAAATATCTCAGCTTAAGGAGGACAAACATCAAACACATTCCAAAATCAATTGGAAATCTTGAAAACTTAGAGACCTTAGATCTAAAGAAATCCAAAGTGACCGAATTTCCCATTGAGATTCTGAAACTTCACAAGCTTCGGCATCTTCTGGTGTACTCATACGGAGTTAAAAGCATTTTTCATTGTATTACACGAACCTTGAAGGCTCCGTATGCAATAGGACGCAGCTTGACATGCTTACAAAAGCTTTGTTACATAAATGCAGATGAAGCAGATGGCATAAAAATAGTGAGGGAAATAGGGAAGCTAACTCAACTCCGAAAATTAGGCATTACAAAGCTGAGAAGAGAAGACGGAAAGGATCTTTGCTCCTCATTAGGGAAACTTACCAAACTGCGCACATTATTCATTTATTCCATGGAGGAGGATGAGGTGTTGGATTTGGATCACTACTctttatcttcttcttcttcttcttcttcttcgccTTTGCCATTTCTTCGTAAAGTTTTTCTGAGGGGATTTATGGAGAAGTTACCTCAATGGGTGTATTCCCTTGATGGTCTCACGGAACTACAATTGTCTTGGAGCAGATTAAAAGATGACCCACTACAACACCTGGGAGATTTGCCCAATCTATCATACCTAGGCATGGGCCAACTTTCATATGAAGGTGAAGAATTAATTTTCAAGGAAAGAAAATTTCAGAAGCTCAAGAGTTTGCATGTTTGGTATTTAAGAGGATTGACAAGTGTGAGAGTGGAGAAGGGTTGCATGCCTCATCTGGTACAAATGACACTTCATGATTGTGAAGTAATGGAGGAGTTGCCAGAGGGCATCGAGCATCTAACCAATCTTAAGGATTTGTCGTTCATTGAAATGTCGGAGAATTTCATTTGGAGAGTTGTAATGCAGAAAGAGGAAGAAGGTTTTGAGTGGAAGCTTGCGCATGTTGCTCAAGTTCGGGGTTTCAGTCTAGTCGATAATGAATGGACAAGATGGCTAGGTTAG